A single genomic interval of Bacillus sp. es.036 harbors:
- a CDS encoding sigma-70 family RNA polymerase sigma factor, translating to MGNKEPTNYLDLTNREAVLETIMDEYGNSVVWLAFSYLKDKDKAEDIAQEVFIICYTKLDTFNMESSLKSWVLTITANKCKDVLKSWAYRNITFAQSLLSTFKHSASEPDMVLIGSEENNELALNILKLPTKYREVIFLHYFEDLKVQEISELLSINENSVKTRLRRARMLLKEMY from the coding sequence TTGGGGAACAAAGAACCAACCAATTACCTTGATCTTACCAATAGGGAAGCGGTCCTTGAGACAATTATGGATGAATATGGCAATAGTGTTGTCTGGCTTGCTTTTAGCTACTTAAAAGATAAAGATAAGGCAGAAGATATTGCTCAAGAAGTGTTTATTATTTGCTATACGAAACTAGACACTTTTAATATGGAATCTTCTCTTAAATCTTGGGTCCTAACCATTACCGCAAATAAATGCAAGGATGTTCTTAAGAGCTGGGCTTATCGTAACATCACCTTCGCTCAATCACTTTTAAGTACATTTAAACACTCCGCTTCTGAACCTGACATGGTGCTCATTGGCTCAGAAGAGAATAATGAACTTGCATTAAACATCCTTAAGCTACCTACTAAATATCGCGAGGTTATCTTTCTTCATTATTTTGAAGATTTGAAAGTACAAGAAATCAGTGAACTGCTTTCCATTAATGAAAACTCCGTTAAAACTAGATTACGACGGGCAAGAATGCTTCTTAAAGAAATGTACTAG
- a CDS encoding DUF2254 domain-containing protein yields the protein MNYSKTSINLRNSFWFLPVVYGLISLAVVGLSTWIDIMYVSQLQGTLPKLFLATEKLAQSLYAPLVTAILTMTTISFSSIMVVLTTYSSQFSPRTLQDFISDRFTQHVLGVFVAGFVFALVNMLLLTGKDSRIILSPLLTVILAITCLLFFILFIHHSATFVQVNNLIEKITRRSLYIVEKKSELYEGETFEKWDRWEESELREEDGMPIYSHKMGYIQQIPYSKLVDLATQNESIIRLNSDVGNYVKEGSRIATVWMKGSSTFSADNFLNSIAIGTERINDQDLEFSIQKLVDIALRAISPSVNDPHTAVNCTNRIGTILSKIGHTYDPKEAFFDKEKNLRVLSTPKPFFQYLYKSFYQIRHYGKDDVSMLNGILDALILTADGQRKEIKADVQRFHQYLLTSIDLNELPDLDREFLLHTSEVLNDVCK from the coding sequence ATGAATTATTCTAAAACTTCAATTAACCTGCGTAATAGTTTCTGGTTTCTGCCAGTCGTATACGGCCTTATTTCTTTGGCTGTAGTAGGACTCAGTACATGGATAGACATCATGTATGTTTCACAGCTTCAAGGGACGTTACCGAAGCTGTTTCTTGCAACTGAAAAACTGGCACAGTCACTCTATGCTCCGCTTGTCACAGCTATTTTAACGATGACGACGATTTCATTCTCATCCATTATGGTTGTGTTGACGACTTATTCATCACAATTTTCTCCGAGAACATTACAGGATTTTATCTCGGATCGTTTTACACAACATGTACTAGGCGTTTTTGTGGCGGGATTTGTTTTTGCACTTGTTAACATGCTTCTTTTAACAGGTAAAGACAGCCGGATTATCCTATCACCACTTTTAACGGTTATTCTTGCGATTACTTGTTTACTGTTCTTCATCTTATTTATTCATCATTCGGCCACGTTTGTTCAGGTAAATAACTTAATTGAAAAAATCACAAGAAGATCCCTTTATATTGTTGAAAAGAAAAGTGAACTTTACGAAGGTGAGACGTTCGAGAAGTGGGATCGCTGGGAAGAAAGTGAACTTAGAGAAGAAGATGGTATGCCGATATATAGTCATAAGATGGGCTATATTCAGCAAATCCCTTACTCGAAATTAGTCGATCTCGCCACCCAAAATGAAAGCATAATTCGACTTAATTCTGATGTAGGGAATTACGTGAAGGAAGGTTCTAGAATCGCAACGGTATGGATGAAAGGTTCTTCCACTTTTTCTGCTGACAATTTCTTAAATTCAATTGCGATCGGAACAGAAAGAATCAATGATCAGGACCTAGAGTTTTCAATACAAAAACTCGTAGACATCGCCCTTAGAGCGATCTCGCCATCAGTGAATGATCCGCATACAGCAGTTAACTGTACGAACCGAATTGGTACGATCCTTTCAAAAATCGGCCATACTTATGATCCAAAAGAAGCTTTTTTTGATAAAGAAAAAAACCTTCGCGTTCTATCAACGCCAAAACCATTTTTTCAATATCTTTATAAATCGTTCTATCAAATACGTCATTATGGAAAAGATGATGTATCCATGTTAAATGGGATACTTGATGCACTCATTTTAACCGCAGATGGGCAACGTAAGGAAATCAAAGCAGATGTTCAGCGGTTTCATCAATATTTATTAACTAGCATTGATCTAAACGAACTACCAGATCTTGACCGTGAGTTTCTTCTCCATACTTCAGAAGTGTTAAATGATGTATGTAAATAA